The following proteins are encoded in a genomic region of Flammeovirga pectinis:
- the prmA gene encoding 50S ribosomal protein L11 methyltransferase yields the protein MKYTVVNVKCSEELSEILQAIIGNVGFDAILENENGFEASIESSLFDKNALTEAFEFFNDQITYTIEEQEKQNWNKLWESHYNPVEISEELQIRASFHPADPKYKYEIVITPKMSFGTGHHQTTTLMLRNQLMIDHKNKDVADLGCGTGILAVMAKILGANQVDACDIEDWSCENALENAALNNAEIRVTCGTVADMEKLDKYDIVLANINRNVLLSEIPTYQSLITSGGNLLLSGFYTEDLELITEKANSVGLKYISHLEKDNWVSAVFEN from the coding sequence ATGAAATATACCGTTGTCAACGTTAAATGCTCTGAAGAATTAAGCGAAATACTCCAAGCTATTATCGGAAATGTAGGTTTTGATGCTATTCTTGAAAACGAAAATGGGTTTGAAGCTTCAATTGAAAGCTCTTTATTCGACAAGAATGCTCTTACGGAAGCATTTGAATTTTTCAATGATCAAATCACTTACACAATAGAAGAACAGGAAAAACAAAACTGGAATAAACTATGGGAAAGCCATTATAACCCAGTAGAAATTTCTGAAGAACTTCAGATTAGAGCTTCATTTCACCCTGCTGATCCAAAATATAAGTATGAGATTGTCATAACACCAAAAATGTCATTTGGTACAGGACATCATCAAACTACTACACTTATGTTGAGAAATCAGTTAATGATAGATCATAAAAATAAAGATGTAGCAGATTTAGGTTGCGGTACAGGAATCTTAGCGGTAATGGCTAAAATTTTAGGTGCAAACCAAGTTGATGCATGTGATATCGAAGATTGGTCTTGTGAAAATGCATTAGAAAATGCTGCTCTTAATAATGCAGAAATCAGAGTTACATGTGGCACTGTTGCAGACATGGAAAAACTTGATAAATACGATATTGTTCTCGCTAATATTAATAGAAATGTATTGCTTTCAGAAATCCCTACATACCAAAGTTTAATCACTTCTGGTGGTAATCTTCTGCTAAGTGGCTTTTATACTGAAGACCTTGAATTAATTACTGAAAAAGCTAATTCTGTAGGTTTAAAATACATCTCTCATCTAGAAAAAGATAATTGGGTAAGCGCTGTATTCGAGAATTAA